From Candidatus Omnitrophota bacterium, a single genomic window includes:
- the lnt gene encoding apolipoprotein N-acyltransferase, producing MFFSFSLCFISALLLILSFPSTDFYLFAWFGLVPLFFALKNKNKKQTFFLSYLWGLIFWAGILYWLVKVTFLGYLFLVLYLAIYLGLFGLITNYGLRVTDYGLLFLPSAWVFLEFLRSNLFTGFAWVLLGYSQYKNLPLIQIADITGGYGVSFLIVLVNVAIYLVFISKESVFRRMKRILAVFVLLSLCSIYGYFKIHTPLSAHHSLPLRISLIQANISPYEKWDVKFKNEIIERYVYLTQMAVRKNSSLIIWPETAFPGFWEVEEDLRTKVLDLTKEVKTGILLGAPVWEGELIYNAAIFISGEGEEIKRYRKIHLVPFGEYTPFPKILGFLQHKFDIGDFTRGKEYAVFLHRLPCTGYPFSVLICFEDIFPNLVRNFVKKGAEFLINLTEDGWYGKSSASFQHLQALVFRAVENRRYMVRAANTGYSCVVSSLGKIVSELKDDRGERLFIRGIHTSDILPNSEKTIYTRFGDWFVLLCVVFLIFLL from the coding sequence ATGTTTTTTTCTTTTTCCTTATGTTTTATTAGTGCTCTACTTTTAATTTTGTCTTTTCCCTCTACAGATTTTTATCTTTTTGCCTGGTTTGGTCTTGTTCCTTTGTTTTTTGCTTTAAAAAATAAAAATAAAAAACAGACATTTTTTTTATCTTATTTGTGGGGTTTAATTTTTTGGGCAGGAATTCTCTATTGGTTGGTTAAGGTGACTTTCTTAGGATATCTTTTTTTAGTTTTATATTTAGCCATCTATTTAGGGCTTTTTGGTTTAATTACTAATTACGGATTACGAGTTACGGATTATGGATTACTTTTTCTTCCCAGTGCTTGGGTTTTCTTAGAATTTCTTCGCAGTAATCTTTTTACCGGTTTTGCTTGGGTACTCTTGGGCTATTCTCAATATAAAAACCTTCCGCTTATTCAAATTGCCGATATAACCGGTGGATACGGCGTTTCTTTTCTTATTGTCTTGGTCAATGTAGCAATTTATTTAGTATTTATTAGTAAGGAGTCAGTATTCAGGAGGATGAAAAGAATACTTGCAGTTTTCGTCCTGCTTTCTCTATGCTCAATCTATGGCTACTTTAAAATACACACGCCACTTTCAGCTCACCACTCACTACCTCTGCGGATTTCCCTTATTCAGGCAAACATTTCTCCTTATGAAAAATGGGATGTGAAATTTAAAAATGAAATCATAGAACGTTATGTTTATCTGACACAAATGGCGGTAAGAAAAAACTCTTCGCTTATTATTTGGCCCGAAACCGCTTTTCCTGGTTTCTGGGAGGTGGAGGAAGATTTAAGGACAAAAGTTTTAGACCTAACCAAAGAGGTTAAAACAGGTATTCTCCTGGGAGCTCCTGTTTGGGAAGGAGAGTTAATTTATAACGCCGCAATTTTTATTTCTGGAGAAGGCGAAGAAATTAAGAGGTATCGCAAAATTCATCTCGTTCCTTTCGGTGAGTATACCCCTTTTCCCAAAATTCTTGGATTTTTGCAGCATAAGTTTGATATTGGAGATTTTACAAGAGGTAAAGAATATGCGGTTTTCCTGCACCGCCTACCGTGTACCGGATATCCCTTTAGCGTTTTGATTTGTTTTGAAGATATTTTCCCAAATTTAGTGCGTAATTTTGTAAAAAAGGGCGCGGAATTTCTCATTAACCTTACCGAAGATGGTTGGTATGGAAAAAGTTCTGCTTCCTTTCAGCATCTTCAAGCGCTGGTTTTTCGAGCGGTGGAAAACAGGCGTTATATGGTGAGGGCTGCTAATACCGGCTACAGTTGCGTGGTTAGCTCTTTAGGAAAGATTGTTTCGGAATTGAAGGATGATAGAGGAGAACGGTTATTTATCAGGGGAATTCATACCAGCGATATTCTCCCCAATTCAGAAAAGACAATCTATACCCGTTTTGGAGATTGGTTTGTTCTATTGTGCGTCGTCTTTTTAATTTTTCTCCTTTAA
- a CDS encoding excinuclease ABC subunit UvrC, translating to MDIREKIKNIPDAPGVYLFKDKEGKVIYIGKASSLRKRVMSHFSQKDSLKEEILKHKVRDVEYLPTVDEAFALLWEAALIREKQPTYNVNYRDDKSYPFLKISIAEKFPRIFIGRGKGEKKWLYFGPYSNVKLLREAVKTIRKIFPFRSCRVLPKKPCLYYALRLCPGPCVGKVSEEEYRKIISQIVLLLEGRREELEKELIKKMQEKAALHNFEEAAQIRDQIQGLSQLKALRLGTETVLKELKDVLGLKRFPYRIEAFDLSHLSGSEAVGAMVSFYRGVPDKNNYRRFRIKTAHPQDDLSMLKEVIWRRFRRLSEEKKELPELVIIDGGKTHLETAFKEIEKLGIEIELISLAKGEELIYTLKKKAPLILPRDSVVLRFIQRIRDEVHRFAINYHKRLHRKNFLLSKLDRIKGIGDKRKKELLKHFGSVEILEKANLDEVAKVKGMNRKIAETLLNSLKTNEK from the coding sequence ATGGATATTAGGGAGAAGATAAAGAATATTCCCGATGCTCCGGGGGTTTATCTTTTTAAAGATAAAGAGGGAAAAGTGATTTACATCGGTAAAGCCTCTTCTTTGCGTAAGCGGGTAATGAGCCATTTTTCTCAGAAAGATTCTTTAAAAGAAGAAATCTTAAAGCATAAGGTTAGAGATGTAGAATATTTGCCCACCGTTGATGAAGCTTTCGCCTTGCTTTGGGAGGCAGCATTGATTAGAGAAAAACAACCTACTTATAATGTTAATTATAGAGATGATAAGAGTTATCCCTTTCTGAAGATTAGCATAGCGGAAAAATTTCCCCGTATTTTTATCGGGAGGGGCAAGGGAGAAAAAAAGTGGTTGTATTTTGGCCCATATAGCAATGTTAAACTTCTTAGAGAAGCGGTAAAAACAATCCGCAAAATATTCCCCTTCCGTTCCTGTCGTGTTCTGCCTAAGAAACCCTGCCTCTATTATGCTTTGAGACTCTGTCCTGGACCTTGTGTAGGAAAGGTTAGCGAAGAAGAGTATAGAAAAATAATTTCTCAGATAGTTCTTCTGTTAGAAGGAAGACGAGAAGAATTGGAGAAAGAGTTGATAAAAAAGATGCAAGAGAAAGCAGCACTACACAATTTTGAAGAGGCAGCCCAAATAAGGGACCAGATTCAAGGTCTTTCCCAGCTGAAAGCCCTACGCCTGGGAACCGAAACTGTTTTAAAAGAGTTGAAAGATGTTTTGGGACTGAAGCGGTTTCCTTATCGTATTGAAGCCTTTGACCTTTCTCATCTTTCAGGCTCGGAGGCTGTGGGGGCAATGGTGAGTTTTTATAGAGGAGTTCCGGATAAAAATAATTATCGAAGGTTTAGAATCAAAACCGCACATCCTCAAGACGATTTATCGATGTTAAAAGAAGTTATCTGGCGTCGTTTTAGAAGACTTAGCGAAGAGAAAAAAGAACTACCGGAATTGGTTATTATTGATGGAGGGAAAACGCATCTGGAAACAGCTTTTAAGGAAATAGAGAAATTAGGTATAGAAATAGAGCTTATATCTTTAGCCAAGGGTGAAGAATTGATTTATACTTTAAAGAAAAAAGCGCCTTTAATTCTTCCTCGGGATTCAGTTGTTCTTAGATTTATCCAGCGCATTAGAGATGAAGTCCATCGTTTTGCGATAAATTATCATAAAAGATTGCATCGCAAAAATTTTCTTTTATCAAAACTGGACAGGATAAAGGGGATAGGTGATAAAAGAAAGAAAGAGTTACTGAAACATTTTGGTTCAGTAGAGATTCTTGAAAAAGCCAATCTGGATGAAGTTGCTAAAGTTAAAGGAATGAACCGGAAGATAGCCGAAACTTTGCTGAACTCTCTTAAGACTAATGAAAAGTAA
- the prfB gene encoding peptide chain release factor 2 (programmed frameshift) translates to MREELKSQWKDLEKKLEELRGYLEVDKRFEEIRLLEEKMQSADFWNNSKSANEVIQKLKKEKSIVEPWQRIETNLKNLQELIQIVEDSDVASQKELKEDLDKLEHDLKSLEFSCIFSDESDSNNAILSINAGAGGTESCDWTAMLLRMFMRWAEERGFSVKVLDMLAGEEAGIKNVTILVKGDYAYGYLKSEHGVHRLVRISPFDANKRRHTSFASVEVIPEIGDEIEVKIEDKDLRIETFRAGGPGGQHVNVTDSAVRIIHIPTGIMISCQNERSQYQNKTTAMKILRSRLYELERKKREEQVVKLSGEKKEIAWGSQIRSYILHPYLLVKDHRTGFETGNAQGVLDGNLDGFMEAYLKWRKNPNN, encoded by the exons ATGCGTGAAGAATTAAAGTCACAGTGGAAAGATTTAGAGAAGAAATTGGAAGAACTAAGGGGGTATCTT GAAGTAGATAAACGTTTTGAAGAGATACGCTTATTAGAAGAGAAGATGCAGAGTGCGGATTTCTGGAATAATTCCAAATCTGCTAACGAGGTAATTCAGAAGTTAAAAAAAGAAAAGAGTATCGTTGAACCGTGGCAGAGAATAGAAACTAATTTAAAAAATTTGCAGGAACTTATTCAGATTGTAGAAGATAGTGATGTAGCGTCACAAAAAGAGCTAAAAGAAGATTTGGATAAATTGGAACATGATTTAAAATCTCTGGAATTTTCCTGTATATTCTCTGACGAATCTGATAGTAATAATGCTATATTGAGCATAAATGCAGGAGCAGGAGGAACCGAATCCTGTGACTGGACGGCAATGCTTTTAAGAATGTTTATGCGCTGGGCAGAAGAAAGAGGTTTTTCCGTCAAAGTCCTGGATATGCTCGCGGGTGAAGAAGCAGGAATAAAAAATGTTACTATTTTAGTAAAAGGCGATTACGCTTATGGGTACCTTAAGTCTGAGCATGGGGTACACCGTCTTGTGCGCATTTCCCCTTTTGATGCTAATAAGAGGAGGCACACCTCTTTTGCTTCCGTAGAAGTGATTCCGGAGATAGGAGATGAGATAGAGGTAAAGATAGAGGATAAGGACCTGCGGATAGAAACATTTCGTGCCGGCGGTCCAGGTGGGCAACATGTAAATGTTACAGACTCTGCAGTGAGAATTATTCATATTCCTACAGGTATTATGATTTCCTGCCAGAATGAAAGGTCTCAGTATCAAAATAAGACAACCGCAATGAAAATCTTACGTTCTCGTCTTTATGAATTGGAAAGAAAAAAACGGGAGGAACAAGTGGTAAAACTTTCGGGAGAGAAGAAAGAGATTGCCTGGGGGAGCCAGATTCGGTCCTATATCCTGCATCCCTATCTTTTGGTCAAAGACCATCGCACGGGGTTTGAGACGGGTAATGCTCAAGGAGTTCTTGATGGGAATCTCGATGGGTTTATGGAAGCATATCTAAAATGGAGAAAAAATCCGAATAACTAA
- the lysS gene encoding lysine--tRNA ligase: MEEINEIIKVRLKKLEEIRNQGIYPYGEKFIYQPIGEIRADFCEQKEVKIAGRIMAIRAHGKASFLDIQDSTGKLQLYFKDDLLEESKAKLFNKLDIGDIIGVEGKLFRTRTQEETVQVKDFKLLAKSLRPLPEKWHGLKDVELRYRQRYLDIIANAEVKEIFILRTKIIKKIREFLDNRGFLEVETPMLHPIPGGAVGTPLKTSLDVYGKELFLRVAPELYLKRLLVAGFDRIYELNRSFRNEGVSTRHNPEFTMLEVYQAYGDCSEMMRLIEDLIVYLAKEVLGKTKILYQDKEIDLSPPWRKISFSEMMKEKFGITPDQPPEVWADRLGLRMDRGKLSRSQIVNFISEQLEPTEENQPLFIIDLYSAFCPWAKTKPDNPYLSDRFELFIGGLEIANAYSELNDPLEQRKRFEELVKENRTEKIDEDFLLALEHGMPPAGGLGIGIDRLIMLFSGRASIREVILFPQLKPEQD; encoded by the coding sequence ATGGAAGAGATTAATGAAATAATCAAAGTGAGGCTTAAAAAATTGGAGGAAATCCGTAATCAGGGGATTTATCCCTACGGAGAAAAATTTATTTATCAACCCATAGGGGAGATAAGAGCAGATTTTTGTGAGCAGAAAGAAGTGAAAATTGCAGGAAGAATTATGGCAATTCGTGCGCATGGCAAGGCAAGTTTTTTGGACATTCAAGACTCTACAGGGAAACTACAACTCTATTTTAAAGATGACCTTCTTGAAGAGTCCAAGGCAAAGCTGTTTAATAAGTTAGATATAGGAGACATTATCGGTGTAGAGGGAAAACTTTTCAGGACACGTACTCAGGAAGAAACTGTTCAAGTAAAAGATTTTAAACTTTTAGCCAAATCTTTAAGACCCCTTCCTGAAAAATGGCATGGCTTGAAAGATGTAGAACTGAGATATCGCCAACGCTATTTAGACATTATTGCTAATGCGGAAGTAAAAGAAATATTTATCCTGCGTACAAAAATTATCAAGAAGATTAGAGAATTTCTGGATAATCGCGGGTTTTTAGAGGTGGAAACTCCTATGCTCCATCCAATACCCGGAGGAGCGGTGGGCACTCCTTTGAAAACATCTTTAGATGTGTATGGCAAAGAACTTTTCTTAAGGGTCGCTCCGGAGTTATATTTGAAAAGATTATTGGTTGCGGGGTTTGATAGAATCTATGAATTAAACCGCAGTTTTCGCAACGAAGGAGTATCCACAAGGCATAACCCTGAGTTTACCATGTTGGAAGTTTATCAAGCGTATGGGGACTGTTCAGAGATGATGCGTTTGATTGAAGATTTAATTGTTTATCTTGCTAAAGAGGTTTTAGGAAAGACCAAAATACTTTACCAAGACAAGGAAATAGATTTAAGTCCCCCTTGGCGGAAGATTTCTTTTTCGGAAATGATGAAGGAAAAATTCGGAATAACTCCCGACCAACCACCAGAGGTCTGGGCAGATAGATTGGGGCTGCGGATGGATAGAGGTAAATTAAGTCGTTCTCAGATCGTCAACTTTATTAGTGAACAATTGGAGCCAACAGAGGAAAATCAACCTCTTTTTATTATTGACCTTTATTCAGCTTTTTGCCCTTGGGCAAAAACAAAGCCCGATAATCCTTATTTAAGCGATAGATTTGAGTTGTTTATTGGAGGTTTAGAGATTGCTAATGCCTATTCTGAGTTAAATGACCCTCTTGAACAAAGGAAAAGATTTGAAGAGTTGGTGAAGGAAAACCGTACAGAGAAAATTGATGAAGATTTTCTGTTAGCCTTAGAACATGGTATGCCACCCGCGGGAGGTTTAGGGATAGGAATAGACCGCTTAATTATGTTATTTTCCGGCCGTGCATCAATCAGGGAAGTGATTTTATTCCCCCAGTTAAAACCCGAGCAGGATTGA
- the secA gene encoding preprotein translocase subunit SecA, whose product MVGFILRKIFGDANERELKRLKPIVERVNQLEPKIESLRNEEILAKTEGFRDYIRKRKQEFNVQELEPSLQRKKEEEILEEILPEAFALVREAGRRTIGLRHFDVQLVGGIVLHRGKIAEMATGEGKTLVATLAVYLNALLGRGVHVVTVNDYLARRDAEWMGPIYRLLGLTVGVIQHDSSSEDRKKAYLCDVTYGTNNEFGFDYLRDNMVVRKEERVQRELFYAIVDEVDSILIDEARTPLIISGPVAFVNTIYEERRPLIEELVRKQRRLIEEILNEAETLWNQPEKEYSAAIKFLIASRGEPKNKRLLHFLEDNKIRRLIQKVELDYIRDKRLHELDEELFYVIDEKANSIDFSEKGREFLGSRDPELFVLKDIAEEIKHLEDKEDISWEEKIKLKDELFRKEAQKQEKIHADRQLIRAYELFENEVDYVVKDGKVLIVDEFTGRLMPGRRWSDGLHEAVEAKERIAPERESQTLATITLQNYFRMYKKLAGMTGTAITEAQEFHAIYKLDVVVVPTNRPLIRTNYPDVIYKTEREKFKAVAEEIVDLHKKGRPVLVGTLSIEKSERLSRMLKERKIPHNVLNAKYHELEAHIVAQAGRLGAVTIATNMAGRGTDILLGGNPEYLTKDFLKAGQRDASSVSKEEFLKIYEEVKKQVEEEHRKVVELGGLHVIGTERHEARRIDNQLRGRAGRQGDPGSSRFYLSLEDDLLRLFGSDRLVLLMERFGMEEGQVIEHPLISKAIETAQKRVEEFNFSVRKQLLEYDNVMNRQREIIYEERKLILESESLKNHIYEMLEELLEENIHRYLLSATDEAENNYSGLSLWIYEKFLVRINPEELKKLNNPEVKEYIYNKIIESYEEREKLLGERQLREFERFVLLRTIDERWKEHLYNMDALREGIGLRAYGQRDPLVEYQHEGFAMFEEMISRIKEESLSSLFRLYGMAEKRIFGVFEGLPQELVHREVGQFQNLPSRMPQEALPTTKDLEETPMAKGAKRGETTTIPFRRSEPKVGRNDPCPCGSGKKYKKCCGK is encoded by the coding sequence ATGGTTGGGTTTATTTTACGTAAAATTTTTGGCGATGCTAATGAGCGAGAATTGAAAAGACTTAAGCCAATTGTAGAGAGGGTTAATCAGCTTGAGCCAAAGATAGAGAGTTTGCGTAACGAGGAGATACTTGCTAAGACAGAAGGGTTTAGGGATTATATCCGTAAAAGGAAGCAAGAGTTTAATGTCCAGGAACTCGAACCAAGTTTGCAGAGGAAGAAAGAAGAAGAGATTTTGGAAGAGATTCTTCCTGAGGCATTTGCCTTGGTGAGGGAAGCGGGAAGGCGCACTATTGGTCTGCGTCATTTTGATGTGCAGTTGGTAGGGGGAATAGTTCTTCATCGGGGTAAAATTGCGGAGATGGCTACAGGAGAAGGGAAGACACTTGTAGCAACTTTAGCGGTGTATCTCAATGCTCTTTTAGGACGAGGGGTCCATGTAGTGACTGTTAACGATTATTTAGCCCGAAGGGACGCAGAATGGATGGGGCCGATATACAGGCTTTTAGGATTAACGGTGGGAGTTATTCAACACGATTCTTCTTCTGAAGATAGGAAAAAAGCTTATCTTTGTGATGTAACTTATGGTACAAACAATGAATTTGGTTTTGATTATCTAAGAGACAACATGGTTGTGCGTAAGGAAGAGCGGGTGCAGAGGGAACTTTTTTATGCAATTGTGGATGAAGTGGATTCTATTCTCATTGATGAGGCAAGGACTCCCTTGATTATTTCTGGACCGGTGGCTTTTGTTAATACCATCTACGAAGAAAGGAGACCGCTTATTGAAGAACTGGTGCGTAAACAGCGCCGTCTTATTGAGGAGATTCTTAACGAAGCAGAAACGCTCTGGAATCAGCCTGAAAAGGAATACTCCGCAGCGATAAAATTTCTTATAGCTTCACGAGGAGAACCAAAGAATAAAAGATTACTTCATTTCTTAGAGGATAATAAGATTCGTCGTCTCATTCAGAAAGTGGAACTGGATTATATTCGTGATAAGCGTCTTCATGAACTTGATGAGGAGCTTTTTTATGTAATAGATGAAAAAGCAAACTCCATAGATTTTTCGGAAAAAGGAAGAGAGTTTTTGGGTTCGCGTGACCCCGAGTTATTTGTCTTGAAGGATATTGCCGAAGAGATAAAGCACTTGGAAGATAAAGAGGATATTAGCTGGGAGGAGAAAATTAAACTAAAAGATGAACTTTTCCGTAAGGAAGCCCAGAAGCAGGAAAAGATTCATGCCGATAGGCAACTCATTCGTGCCTATGAACTTTTTGAGAATGAAGTGGATTATGTGGTTAAAGATGGGAAGGTACTCATCGTCGATGAGTTTACAGGAAGGCTTATGCCCGGGAGACGCTGGTCTGATGGATTACATGAGGCGGTGGAAGCAAAGGAACGTATTGCCCCAGAGCGAGAAAGTCAGACTTTGGCTACGATTACTTTGCAGAATTATTTTCGGATGTATAAAAAACTTGCGGGAATGACAGGAACCGCAATTACTGAAGCGCAGGAATTTCACGCCATTTATAAACTTGATGTCGTGGTGGTTCCTACTAATCGTCCTCTCATCAGGACAAATTATCCTGATGTAATCTATAAAACAGAGCGGGAGAAGTTTAAAGCGGTGGCGGAGGAAATTGTGGATTTGCATAAAAAGGGAAGACCAGTTCTTGTGGGTACGCTTTCTATTGAGAAGTCTGAACGTTTAAGCAGGATGTTAAAGGAGCGTAAAATTCCCCACAATGTATTGAATGCCAAGTATCACGAGTTAGAAGCGCATATTGTTGCCCAGGCAGGAAGGCTGGGGGCAGTTACCATTGCTACCAATATGGCGGGTAGAGGAACCGATATTCTTTTAGGGGGAAACCCTGAATATTTAACTAAAGATTTTTTGAAAGCAGGTCAAAGAGATGCCTCCAGTGTTTCTAAAGAAGAGTTTTTGAAGATATACGAAGAGGTGAAGAAGCAGGTAGAAGAGGAGCATAGAAAAGTTGTGGAATTAGGAGGATTACATGTAATTGGCACAGAAAGACATGAGGCAAGAAGAATTGACAATCAGTTGCGAGGAAGAGCAGGCAGGCAAGGTGACCCCGGTTCTTCCCGTTTTTATCTTTCTTTAGAAGATGACTTACTGAGATTATTTGGTTCTGATAGATTGGTGCTTTTGATGGAACGTTTTGGAATGGAAGAAGGGCAGGTCATAGAACATCCTTTGATTTCCAAGGCAATCGAAACTGCCCAGAAGAGAGTGGAAGAGTTTAATTTTTCAGTCAGGAAACAGCTTTTAGAATACGATAATGTAATGAATCGTCAGCGTGAGATTATTTATGAAGAGAGAAAACTTATACTGGAATCAGAGAGTCTTAAGAATCATATTTATGAAATGCTGGAGGAGTTGCTGGAAGAGAATATTCACCGTTATCTTTTATCGGCAACGGATGAAGCAGAAAATAACTATTCGGGTTTGTCTCTTTGGATTTATGAGAAATTTTTGGTGCGTATTAATCCTGAAGAGTTAAAAAAGTTAAATAATCCTGAGGTCAAAGAGTATATTTATAATAAGATTATAGAAAGTTACGAGGAGAGGGAAAAATTATTAGGAGAAAGACAGTTGCGTGAGTTTGAGCGTTTTGTTCTTTTGCGGACTATTGATGAGCGCTGGAAGGAGCATCTTTACAATATGGATGCTTTAAGAGAAGGGATAGGTCTGCGTGCTTATGGCCAGCGTGACCCGTTGGTAGAATATCAACATGAAGGGTTTGCGATGTTTGAGGAGATGATTTCCCGCATAAAAGAAGAATCCTTGAGTTCTCTTTTTAGATTGTACGGTATGGCAGAAAAAAGAATTTTTGGCGTATTTGAAGGTTTACCGCAGGAATTGGTGCATCGAGAGGTAGGACAATTCCAGAACTTGCCTTCGCGAATGCCGCAAGAGGCGCTTCCTACTACTAAGGATTTAGAAGAAACTCCTATGGCAAAAGGAGCAAAGAGAGGGGAGACTACTACCATTCCTTTTCGTCGTTCAGAACCGAAGGTGGGACGCAATGACCCCTGTCCTTGTGGAAGCGGGAAAAAATATAAGAAGTGTTGTGGTAAGTAA
- the murJ gene encoding murein biosynthesis integral membrane protein MurJ produces the protein MGELGKVHRKLANSAVIIGIGTAISRFLGLIRDIIIARVFGTSILADSFFVAFRIPNLLRDFVGEGATNSAFVPVFSEYLVRKEFNEYQRLVNALFKIAVLILLTVSILGIIFSPFIVSIIAPGFKLTLNKYQITVSLTRIIFPYIFFIGLTSFFMGILHSHQLFASSAFSPCMLNLALIMGAVWWVKYIGVYGLAWAVILGGILQVLIQIPSLKRTNFKFKLKDCFKHPGVNKIGKLLLPRVLGSGVYQINLFVDTILASLSKIVGEGGVSALYYSNRLVQLPLAIFGISVAQAALPTMAIESQENNFDKLSQTILFSLRNVFFITLPSAVGLIALSVPITRILFQRGEFGIYSTQITSSALLFYSLGLFAYVGIKILVSAFYSLQDTFTPVKISSLSLLINIILNVILMFPLKVSGLALATALSASFNFSLLFKHLRKRIASLEAKDLLFSSMRILLASLCMGIMVKISFYILNYLLKNEILQVLLAIGIGIVFYIVFCFIFRVRELYQVKKWILGRR, from the coding sequence ATGGGAGAACTTGGTAAAGTCCATAGGAAATTAGCTAATTCGGCGGTAATAATTGGCATAGGGACAGCTATTAGCCGTTTCTTGGGTTTGATAAGGGATATAATCATTGCCCGTGTTTTTGGCACCTCAATTTTAGCAGATAGTTTTTTTGTTGCTTTTAGGATACCCAATCTTCTCCGCGACTTTGTAGGGGAGGGAGCGACCAATTCCGCTTTTGTTCCCGTTTTTAGTGAGTATTTGGTAAGAAAAGAATTTAATGAGTATCAGCGGTTGGTCAATGCTTTGTTCAAAATTGCTGTATTGATTCTCTTAACAGTAAGTATTCTAGGGATAATTTTTTCTCCGTTTATTGTAAGTATTATTGCCCCTGGTTTTAAATTAACGCTTAATAAATATCAAATTACTGTAAGCCTTACGAGAATAATTTTCCCTTACATATTTTTTATTGGTCTTACTTCCTTCTTTATGGGGATATTGCACTCCCATCAGCTTTTTGCCTCCTCTGCGTTCTCCCCTTGTATGTTAAATCTTGCTTTGATTATGGGAGCTGTTTGGTGGGTAAAGTACATTGGCGTTTATGGTCTTGCTTGGGCAGTAATTTTAGGTGGTATTCTACAGGTTCTAATTCAGATTCCTTCACTTAAAAGGACGAATTTTAAATTTAAATTAAAGGATTGCTTCAAACACCCCGGCGTAAATAAAATAGGTAAGCTTCTTCTTCCACGGGTCTTAGGTTCAGGTGTCTATCAGATAAATTTATTTGTGGATACTATTTTGGCTTCACTTTCTAAGATAGTAGGCGAGGGAGGAGTTTCTGCTCTATATTATTCCAACCGACTCGTTCAATTACCTTTAGCCATCTTTGGCATTTCCGTTGCTCAAGCAGCTCTGCCTACAATGGCGATTGAGTCTCAAGAGAATAATTTTGATAAATTGTCACAGACGATTTTATTCTCCTTGAGGAATGTTTTTTTTATTACCCTACCTTCTGCGGTGGGCTTAATAGCACTCTCTGTTCCCATTACCCGCATCCTTTTTCAGCGAGGGGAGTTTGGGATATATTCTACCCAAATTACTTCTTCGGCTTTGTTATTTTATTCTTTAGGGCTGTTCGCTTATGTAGGAATAAAAATTCTTGTTTCTGCTTTTTACTCACTCCAGGATACTTTTACGCCGGTAAAGATTTCCAGCCTTTCCTTACTTATAAATATAATCCTTAATGTTATTTTAATGTTTCCTTTGAAGGTTTCTGGTTTAGCTTTAGCCACTGCCCTTTCTGCCTCGTTTAATTTTTCTTTGCTTTTTAAACACCTTAGAAAGAGAATTGCGTCTTTAGAAGCAAAAGATTTGTTATTTTCTTCAATGCGCATTCTTCTTGCATCCCTGTGCATGGGAATAATGGTTAAGATTTCCTTTTATATTCTAAATTATCTTCTGAAAAACGAAATTTTACAAGTTTTGTTAGCAATTGGCATAGGTATAGTTTTTTATATTGTTTTTTGTTTTATCTTTAGGGTGAGAGAATTGTACCAGGTGAAGAAATGGATATTAGGGAGAAGATAA
- a CDS encoding MGMT family protein, whose translation MKSKLDNHKLTPFQKEVYKVVKKIPFGEVRSYKWVAERIGKPRAYRAVGQALKKNPYTQVIPCHRVICSNGSLGGYVEGLKKKLLLLEKEGVDIKQRK comes from the coding sequence ATGAAAAGTAAGTTAGATAATCATAAGCTAACTCCGTTTCAAAAAGAAGTTTATAAGGTGGTAAAGAAGATTCCTTTTGGGGAAGTGCGTAGTTATAAATGGGTAGCCGAGAGAATTGGTAAACCGCGGGCCTATCGTGCAGTGGGTCAGGCTTTAAAAAAGAATCCCTATACCCAAGTAATTCCCTGTCATCGAGTTATCTGTTCCAACGGTTCTTTAGGAGGATATGTAGAGGGATTGAAGAAAAAACTCCTTCTTTTAGAAAAAGAAGGAGTTGACATAAAGCAAAGAAAGTAA